In a genomic window of Myotis daubentonii chromosome 18, mMyoDau2.1, whole genome shotgun sequence:
- the LOC132220811 gene encoding butyrophilin subfamily 3 member A1-like isoform X2, protein MRQHTYTTVEEWINITLSDSRGFPIHMSVGHLYLFSRSSFLPAPSGVSLSAQQPTMVRSLAFHRLHLPVCLALVQLLNPCSAQVAVIGPPEPILAMVGEDAELLCHLSPKMSAESMELMWRRFGLRQVVRAYAHGKEETEIAEYQGRTSILREDITEGKVVLRIHKVRASDSGTYQCYFQDDDFLAKAQVELKVAALGSDLHIEMKDNEDGGIRVECTSAGWYPQPLVEWRGDGGESLPAMAAPGTVDGEGLYAVTSSVILKGSSGKGVFCVFRNPLLSQEKTARVSIAGPFFSSTKPWQVAFCMTLVALLGLLAGLVISWWQQQKRIRALSQEKERERAEKEAALAAKEHEQAEKEAAWMKEQLERCTKGEAWLQVGWRKKQYLEHWKMALYQPADVILDPDTAHPSLLISDDQRSLNCTLERQSLPDNPKRFQDRYCVLGCESFTSGRHFWEVEVGDRKQWHLGVCRENVERKYYATISPENGFWTIALSGGHEFQARTDPRTKLTIANPLKRVGVFLDCEMREVSFYDAINGSHIFTFQQASFSGPLWPFFRIWSHESTALTACPAPKGVRSSLVSDPLPGPSLETPVASGSANGNEDPQEEVISLLPSPQH, encoded by the exons GTCGTCATTTCTACCAGCTCCTTCTGGTGTCTCTCTGTCTGCACAACAGCCCACAATGGTGAGGTCCCTGGCCTTCCATCGGctccacctgcctgtctgccttgCGTTGGTCCAGCTGCTCAATCCCTGCTCAG CTCAGGTTGCTGTGATTGGACCCCCTGAGCCCATCCTGGCCATGGTGGGTGAAGATGCTGAGCTGCTCTGTCACCTGTCCCCGAAGATGAGTGCTGAGTCCATGGAGCTGATGTGGCGGCGATTCGGCCTCAGGCAGGTGGTGCGTGCATATGCACATGGCAAGGAAGAAACAGAGATAGCAGAGTATCAAGGGAGAACGTCAATTTTAAGAGAGGACATCACTGAGGGGAAGGTTGTCCTGCGGATTCACAAGGTCAGAGCCTCTGACAGTGGGACCTACCAGTGTTATTTCCaagatgatgatttccttgcaaaAGCCCAGGTGGAGTTGAAGGTTGCAG ccctgggatcTGATCTTCACATTGAAATGAAGGACAATGAGGATGGAGGGATCCGTGTGGAGTGCACGTCTGCAGGCTGGTATCCGCAGCCCCTTGTAGAGTGGAGAGGTGATGGGGGAGAGAGCTTGCCTGCCATGGCAGCGCCTGGGACTGTAGATGGAGAGGGTCTGTATGCAGTCACGTCCTCTGTGATCCTGAAAGGCAGCTCTGGCAAGGGGGTCTTCTGTGTATTCAGAAACCCCCTGCTGAGCCAGGAGAAGACAGCCAGGGTCTCCATTGCAG gcccctTCTTCTCCAGCACGAAGCCCTGGCAGGTGGCCTTTTGCATGACCCTTGTGGCTCTGCTGGGGCTTCTGGCTGGGTTGGTGATCTCATGGTGGCAACAGCAGAAGAGAATCAGGGCCTTGAGccaggagaaggagagggaacgAGCTGAGAAAGAAGCAGCGCTGGCGGCGAAGGAGCATGAGCAAGCTGAGAAAGAAGCAGCATGGATGAAGGAGCAGCTGGAGCGATGCACCAAAGGTGAGGCctggctgcaggtgg ggtggaggaAGAAGCAGTACCTGGAGC ATTGGAAGATGGCCCTTTACCAACCTG CGGACGTGATTCTGGATCCGGACACCGCGCACCCCAGCCTCCTTATTTCTGACGACCAGAGGAGCCTGAACTGTACACTAGAAAGGCAGAGCCTGCCAGACAACCCCAAGAGATTTCAAGATCGTTACTGTGTGCTGGGCTGTGAGAGCTTCACTTCAGGCAGACACttctgggaggtggaggtgggggacagGAAACAGTGGCATTTAGGGGTGTGTAGGGAGAACGTGGAGAGAAAATATTATGCTACAATATCACCGGAGAATGGATTCTGGACAATAGCACTGTCGGGTGGGCATGAATTCCAGGCTCGAACGGATCCCCGGACCAAACTCACAATTGCCAACCCTCTTAAAAGAGTGGGGGttttcctggactgtgagatgcGGGAGGTCTCGTTCTATGATGCCATCAATGGATCACACATCTTCACCTTCCAACAAgcttccttctctgggcctctgtggcCTTTTTTCAGGATTTGGTCACATGAGTCCACTGCCTTGACCGCTTGCCCAGCACCAAAAGGAGTGAGGAGTTCCCTTGTGTCTGACCCACTGCCTGGCCCTTCCCTGGAGACCCCAGTGGCCTCAGGATCAGCTAATGGCAATGAGGACCCCCAGGAGGAAGTAATATCTTTGCTTCCCTCTCCCCAGCACTGA
- the LOC132220811 gene encoding butyrophilin subfamily 3 member A1-like isoform X1: MRQHTYTTVEEWINITLSDSRGFPIHMSVGHLYLFSRSSFLPAPSGVSLSAQQPTMVRSLAFHRLHLPVCLALVQLLNPCSAQVAVIGPPEPILAMVGEDAELLCHLSPKMSAESMELMWRRFGLRQVVRAYAHGKEETEIAEYQGRTSILREDITEGKVVLRIHKVRASDSGTYQCYFQDDDFLAKAQVELKVAALGSDLHIEMKDNEDGGIRVECTSAGWYPQPLVEWRGDGGESLPAMAAPGTVDGEGLYAVTSSVILKGSSGKGVFCVFRNPLLSQEKTARVSIAGPFFSSTKPWQVAFCMTLVALLGLLAGLVISWWQQQKRIRALSQEKERERAEKEAALAAKEHEQAEKEAAWMKEQLERCTKGEAWLQVGWRKKQYLERDRSQAYADWKMALYQPADVILDPDTAHPSLLISDDQRSLNCTLERQSLPDNPKRFQDRYCVLGCESFTSGRHFWEVEVGDRKQWHLGVCRENVERKYYATISPENGFWTIALSGGHEFQARTDPRTKLTIANPLKRVGVFLDCEMREVSFYDAINGSHIFTFQQASFSGPLWPFFRIWSHESTALTACPAPKGVRSSLVSDPLPGPSLETPVASGSANGNEDPQEEVISLLPSPQH; this comes from the exons GTCGTCATTTCTACCAGCTCCTTCTGGTGTCTCTCTGTCTGCACAACAGCCCACAATGGTGAGGTCCCTGGCCTTCCATCGGctccacctgcctgtctgccttgCGTTGGTCCAGCTGCTCAATCCCTGCTCAG CTCAGGTTGCTGTGATTGGACCCCCTGAGCCCATCCTGGCCATGGTGGGTGAAGATGCTGAGCTGCTCTGTCACCTGTCCCCGAAGATGAGTGCTGAGTCCATGGAGCTGATGTGGCGGCGATTCGGCCTCAGGCAGGTGGTGCGTGCATATGCACATGGCAAGGAAGAAACAGAGATAGCAGAGTATCAAGGGAGAACGTCAATTTTAAGAGAGGACATCACTGAGGGGAAGGTTGTCCTGCGGATTCACAAGGTCAGAGCCTCTGACAGTGGGACCTACCAGTGTTATTTCCaagatgatgatttccttgcaaaAGCCCAGGTGGAGTTGAAGGTTGCAG ccctgggatcTGATCTTCACATTGAAATGAAGGACAATGAGGATGGAGGGATCCGTGTGGAGTGCACGTCTGCAGGCTGGTATCCGCAGCCCCTTGTAGAGTGGAGAGGTGATGGGGGAGAGAGCTTGCCTGCCATGGCAGCGCCTGGGACTGTAGATGGAGAGGGTCTGTATGCAGTCACGTCCTCTGTGATCCTGAAAGGCAGCTCTGGCAAGGGGGTCTTCTGTGTATTCAGAAACCCCCTGCTGAGCCAGGAGAAGACAGCCAGGGTCTCCATTGCAG gcccctTCTTCTCCAGCACGAAGCCCTGGCAGGTGGCCTTTTGCATGACCCTTGTGGCTCTGCTGGGGCTTCTGGCTGGGTTGGTGATCTCATGGTGGCAACAGCAGAAGAGAATCAGGGCCTTGAGccaggagaaggagagggaacgAGCTGAGAAAGAAGCAGCGCTGGCGGCGAAGGAGCATGAGCAAGCTGAGAAAGAAGCAGCATGGATGAAGGAGCAGCTGGAGCGATGCACCAAAGGTGAGGCctggctgcaggtgg ggtggaggaAGAAGCAGTACCTGGAGC GTGACAGGTCTCAGGCCTATGCTG ATTGGAAGATGGCCCTTTACCAACCTG CGGACGTGATTCTGGATCCGGACACCGCGCACCCCAGCCTCCTTATTTCTGACGACCAGAGGAGCCTGAACTGTACACTAGAAAGGCAGAGCCTGCCAGACAACCCCAAGAGATTTCAAGATCGTTACTGTGTGCTGGGCTGTGAGAGCTTCACTTCAGGCAGACACttctgggaggtggaggtgggggacagGAAACAGTGGCATTTAGGGGTGTGTAGGGAGAACGTGGAGAGAAAATATTATGCTACAATATCACCGGAGAATGGATTCTGGACAATAGCACTGTCGGGTGGGCATGAATTCCAGGCTCGAACGGATCCCCGGACCAAACTCACAATTGCCAACCCTCTTAAAAGAGTGGGGGttttcctggactgtgagatgcGGGAGGTCTCGTTCTATGATGCCATCAATGGATCACACATCTTCACCTTCCAACAAgcttccttctctgggcctctgtggcCTTTTTTCAGGATTTGGTCACATGAGTCCACTGCCTTGACCGCTTGCCCAGCACCAAAAGGAGTGAGGAGTTCCCTTGTGTCTGACCCACTGCCTGGCCCTTCCCTGGAGACCCCAGTGGCCTCAGGATCAGCTAATGGCAATGAGGACCCCCAGGAGGAAGTAATATCTTTGCTTCCCTCTCCCCAGCACTGA